The following proteins are co-located in the Lichenicola cladoniae genome:
- a CDS encoding IS1380 family transposase: protein MPVKVELTPALPGLSPVGGHAIVARFDGACMSSDGGLLVLREVEQRLAIAKHLATCIHDPRDPGRVIHGLDEIIRTRMLMIAAGYEDGNDADRLRRDPMFKLAMGRLPDEAELCSQPTISRCENLPDARALLRMGRAMIDHYCQNFRQVPRRIVLDIDDTFDAVHGGQQLRLFNAHHDDYGFQPIVVFDGDGRMIAAVLRPASRPTGRQIVRWLHRLITVIRSNWPRVEIMLRADSHYCTPEVLRFCRARRLDYTLGVAPTSTLRKHILGLEESTAARAAALGDKTKLRRFRDFHDAARSWDRVERIIARVEAGALGTDTRFIVTSLRGLSSRSIYQDIYCARGQAENHIKAWKTHLSADRTSCSRATANQMRLFLHLGAYRLMWSLRALMPRRSRWRVMQFDTMRLRLIKLAVRIDVLKKQVRLHLPHATPDQAIFALLLTRMPRLSI from the coding sequence ATGCCCGTCAAGGTTGAACTTACCCCGGCGCTGCCGGGTTTGTCACCAGTAGGTGGCCACGCGATCGTGGCGCGCTTCGACGGCGCATGCATGTCGTCGGACGGTGGTTTGCTGGTCCTGCGAGAGGTCGAGCAGCGGCTTGCCATCGCGAAACATCTGGCGACCTGCATTCATGATCCGCGTGATCCAGGCCGGGTAATCCATGGTCTGGACGAGATCATCCGCACGCGGATGCTGATGATCGCAGCCGGTTACGAGGACGGCAACGACGCCGACAGGCTGCGCCGCGATCCGATGTTCAAGCTTGCCATGGGGCGCCTGCCCGATGAGGCCGAGCTCTGTTCGCAGCCGACCATATCGCGCTGCGAGAACCTGCCGGATGCGCGCGCCCTGCTGCGCATGGGGCGTGCCATGATCGATCACTACTGCCAGAATTTCCGCCAGGTGCCACGGCGCATTGTGCTCGACATCGATGATACGTTCGACGCCGTGCATGGCGGCCAGCAGTTGCGGTTGTTCAATGCGCATCACGATGACTACGGCTTCCAGCCGATCGTGGTGTTCGATGGCGACGGCCGCATGATCGCCGCCGTGTTGCGTCCAGCCAGTCGGCCGACGGGCAGGCAGATCGTGCGCTGGCTGCACCGCCTGATCACCGTGATCCGCAGCAACTGGCCGCGTGTCGAGATCATGCTGCGTGCCGACAGCCACTACTGCACCCCAGAGGTGCTGCGGTTCTGCCGGGCGAGACGGCTCGACTACACGCTGGGCGTCGCCCCCACGTCGACGTTGCGCAAGCACATCCTCGGTCTCGAGGAGAGCACCGCCGCCCGCGCCGCAGCTCTTGGAGATAAAACCAAGCTGCGCCGGTTCAGGGACTTCCATGACGCGGCGCGAAGCTGGGACCGTGTGGAGCGCATCATCGCGCGCGTCGAGGCCGGAGCGTTGGGAACCGACACGCGCTTCATCGTCACCAGTCTGCGTGGCCTGTCCAGCCGCAGCATCTACCAGGACATCTACTGCGCCCGCGGTCAGGCCGAGAACCACATCAAGGCCTGGAAGACGCATTTATCCGCAGACCGCACCTCCTGCAGCCGGGCGACCGCCAACCAGATGCGCCTGTTCCTGCATCTCGGCGCTTACCGGCTGATGTGGAGCCTGCGCGCGCTGATGCCGCGCCGCTCGCGTTGGCGGGTCATGCAGTTCGACACCATGCGGCTACGCCTTATCAAGCTGGCCGTACGCATCGACGTTCTGAAGAAGCAGGTTCGCCTGCACCTGCCGCACGCGACGCCGGATCAGGCGATCTTTGCGTTGCTGCTGACGCGCATGCCCCGCCTCAGCATCTGA
- a CDS encoding DUF4396 domain-containing protein — translation MIPPWLHVLSLVSLGVGAICAIALALDLVRHPQHMWIMNVVWPVSALFGSVLVVWQYVCYGRLAEERVARAAMDRGDEMPSRTDTPFPMIVANGALHCGSGCTLGDIVAEWLVFLVPTVAVWFGWHSLFAAKIFAGWIVDFLAAFGLGVVFQYFTIKPMRDLSVGQGIWQAIKVDCLSLASWQIGMYGFMAFADFYLFGSVLGVSLRTDTPSFWFMMQLAMLCGFMTAYPVNWWLIRSGVKEAM, via the coding sequence ATGATACCACCCTGGCTGCATGTGCTGTCACTGGTCAGTCTCGGTGTCGGCGCAATCTGCGCGATCGCCCTCGCGCTCGACCTGGTCCGGCATCCACAGCACATGTGGATCATGAACGTCGTCTGGCCGGTCAGTGCCCTGTTCGGCAGCGTACTCGTGGTCTGGCAATATGTCTGCTACGGGCGCCTTGCCGAGGAACGCGTCGCACGCGCCGCCATGGACCGCGGTGACGAGATGCCGAGCCGCACGGACACGCCCTTTCCGATGATCGTCGCCAACGGCGCGCTGCATTGCGGGAGCGGCTGTACCTTGGGCGACATCGTTGCAGAATGGCTGGTGTTCCTGGTGCCCACTGTCGCGGTCTGGTTCGGCTGGCACAGCCTGTTCGCAGCCAAGATCTTCGCCGGCTGGATCGTCGACTTCCTGGCCGCCTTCGGCTTGGGGGTAGTGTTCCAGTATTTCACCATCAAGCCGATGCGTGACCTGTCGGTGGGACAGGGGATCTGGCAGGCGATAAAGGTCGACTGCCTGTCATTGGCCTCCTGGCAGATCGGCATGTACGGCTTCATGGCGTTCGCCGACTTCTACCTGTTCGGCTCGGTCCTGGGCGTGAGTCTGCGCACCGACACCCCCTCTTTCTGGTTCATGATGCAGCTGGCGATGCTGTGCGGGTTTATGACCGCATATCCGGTAAATTGGTGGCTGATCCGGTCGGGCGTGAAGGAGGCTATGTAG
- a CDS encoding IS6 family transposase translates to MKTPPDPHHRHRFPAELISHAVWLYHVFSLSFRHVELLLAERGVIVSYESIRRWRLKFGSHFAGRIRRRRPRPGDKWHLDEVFIRIQGELRYVWRAVDQNGVVLDILVQSRRDCTAAKRFFKRLLKGLSYTPRIVVTDKLRSYGVARRELLPDAEHRERRYLNNRAENSHRPTRRRERHMQRFKSMRQAQRFLSAHAFISGHFRPRRHLMTAGRYRAVRAKAFKIWTQGIPPLKAAWA, encoded by the coding sequence ATGAAGACGCCGCCTGATCCGCACCATCGTCACCGTTTTCCGGCCGAGCTGATCAGCCACGCCGTGTGGCTCTATCACGTGTTCAGCCTGAGCTTTAGACACGTGGAGCTCCTGCTGGCCGAGCGTGGCGTCATCGTCTCCTATGAGAGCATCCGGCGATGGCGCCTGAAGTTCGGCTCGCATTTCGCGGGCCGCATCCGTCGACGGCGGCCTCGCCCGGGTGACAAATGGCACCTCGACGAAGTCTTCATCCGCATCCAGGGCGAGCTGCGCTATGTTTGGCGCGCTGTCGACCAGAACGGCGTCGTGCTGGACATCCTGGTGCAAAGTCGCCGGGATTGCACAGCAGCAAAGCGCTTCTTCAAGCGCCTGCTGAAAGGTCTATCTTATACGCCCCGCATCGTGGTGACGGACAAGCTGAGGAGCTACGGGGTGGCGAGACGCGAGCTGCTGCCCGATGCCGAGCACCGCGAACGCCGTTACCTGAACAACCGGGCCGAAAACTCTCACCGTCCAACCCGGCGGCGAGAGCGGCACATGCAGCGCTTCAAGTCGATGCGGCAGGCACAGCGTTTCCTCTCCGCTCACGCCTTCATCTCCGGGCACTTCCGACCGCGACGCCACCTGATGACGGCAGGCCGCTATCGTGCAGTGCGTGCCAAAGCTTTCAAAATATGGACACAGGGTATCCCTCCGCTGAAGGCCGCCTGGGCGTGA
- a CDS encoding YqaE/Pmp3 family membrane protein, with protein MKILVALLLPWLSFFLIGRPIAGVVCLFLHATLIGWIPAAIWAVYALNQHETEQKIAG; from the coding sequence ATGAAGATCCTCGTAGCGCTTCTACTACCCTGGCTGTCGTTCTTCCTGATCGGCCGGCCGATCGCCGGAGTGGTCTGCCTATTCCTGCACGCAACCCTTATCGGCTGGATCCCGGCGGCAATCTGGGCAGTCTATGCACTCAACCAGCATGAAACCGAGCAGAAGATTGCGGGCTGA
- a CDS encoding DUF1328 domain-containing protein: MVKLAILFVIVAVVMGVLSFGGLVVGAALSILKIMFWVAAAIAIVLFVLGLTVYRAVT, from the coding sequence ATGGTCAAACTCGCCATCCTGTTCGTCATCGTGGCGGTCGTAATGGGAGTGCTCAGCTTTGGTGGCCTAGTCGTCGGCGCCGCCCTGAGTATCCTTAAGATCATGTTCTGGGTCGCGGCGGCCATTGCCATCGTGCTTTTCGTCCTCGGCCTCACAGTCTACCGCGCCGTCACCTGA
- a CDS encoding segregation/condensation protein A, whose amino-acid sequence MAEGKTPIPSAPADVTDVDPIWDDWETPPRVPSIPELHVDGFDGPLDLLLDLAERQQIDLGRLSALDLITQFVAAMQRLAGRVTLERRADWLVLAARLLLLRSRLMFPASPAEAATAEQDAAAEELRLGEMLRIRAAATWLEARPQLGQEVFARPRQKQDGRTETTMALLEACLVVLRGPRSRPETAPLYRPVLMQFWRVDQALARIRELLAADPLGGELGIFLPALEPETGQGGNRTKQARGALAGTFVACLEMAKQGEIGADQDSLFEPIRISLPQPALQSAQAS is encoded by the coding sequence ATGGCTGAGGGGAAGACCCCCATCCCGTCGGCACCCGCCGACGTCACGGACGTCGACCCGATTTGGGACGACTGGGAGACGCCGCCGCGTGTGCCGAGCATCCCGGAGCTGCATGTCGACGGCTTCGACGGACCGCTCGACCTGCTGCTGGACCTGGCCGAACGACAACAGATCGATCTCGGCCGTCTGTCCGCACTGGACCTGATCACCCAGTTCGTCGCCGCGATGCAGAGGTTGGCCGGGCGGGTGACGCTGGAACGGCGTGCGGACTGGCTGGTGCTGGCCGCCCGGCTGCTGCTGCTGCGATCGCGACTGATGTTCCCGGCCAGCCCGGCCGAGGCCGCCACCGCCGAGCAGGATGCCGCCGCGGAAGAGCTGCGTCTCGGCGAGATGCTTCGCATCCGGGCTGCGGCGACTTGGCTCGAGGCTCGACCGCAGCTGGGACAGGAGGTATTTGCTCGGCCGCGGCAGAAACAGGACGGCCGCACCGAAACCACCATGGCGCTGCTGGAGGCCTGCCTCGTGGTGCTGCGTGGTCCGCGCAGCCGTCCGGAGACGGCGCCGCTCTACAGGCCGGTGCTGATGCAGTTCTGGCGGGTGGATCAGGCGCTGGCGCGGATCCGCGAGCTGCTGGCGGCAGATCCGTTGGGCGGTGAGTTGGGGATCTTCCTGCCGGCACTGGAGCCAGAAACGGGGCAGGGGGGCAACCGGACGAAGCAGGCGCGCGGGGCGCTGGCGGGGACCTTCGTGGCGTGCCTGGAGATGGCCAAGCAGGGCGAAATCGGTGCCGACCAGGACAGCCTGTTTGAGCCGATCCGGATCAGCCTGCCGCAACCAGCGCTTCAGAGTGCCCAAGCGAGCTGA
- a CDS encoding RNA polymerase sigma factor has translation MKHPNLGVHETGSSSALPPAYKEALLLTTLGGMSHLEAAQQLAVSVKAVEMRIYRAKQRLAELMNDEPSHNQDAITIGGSDEIAEPWRQRGDG, from the coding sequence ATGAAACACCCTAATCTCGGTGTCCACGAAACCGGCAGCAGCTCAGCTCTACCGCCGGCGTACAAGGAAGCGCTTCTTCTGACGACGTTGGGCGGTATGAGCCACCTGGAAGCTGCCCAGCAGCTCGCCGTCTCCGTTAAGGCGGTGGAAATGCGGATCTACCGCGCCAAACAACGTCTAGCCGAACTCATGAACGACGAGCCGTCCCATAACCAAGATGCCATCACCATAGGCGGATCAGACGAGATAGCGGAGCCATGGCGCCAGCGTGGTGATGGCTGA
- a CDS encoding YhjD/YihY/BrkB family envelope integrity protein: MSFFRDIEANKDKSTLNTISRAVWQEIFNDHAPVIAARLAYYGIFCLLPGLAVVAALWSLFGDTAVLQSSLQLNGGVLPAAAGRLLEPFRARVPNEFGGCIAMRLNVLLVAWTAFRASGGLLTALKIV; the protein is encoded by the coding sequence ATGAGCTTCTTCCGCGACATCGAAGCGAACAAGGACAAGTCCACGCTCAACACCATATCGCGTGCAGTCTGGCAGGAGATCTTTAACGACCACGCGCCGGTCATCGCCGCCCGCCTGGCCTACTACGGCATCTTCTGTCTGCTGCCGGGGCTTGCCGTCGTGGCCGCACTCTGGAGCCTGTTCGGTGATACGGCGGTACTGCAATCCAGCCTGCAGCTTAATGGCGGCGTGCTGCCGGCGGCCGCGGGTAGGCTGCTCGAACCGTTTCGTGCCCGCGTTCCAAACGAATTCGGCGGCTGCATCGCCATGCGGCTCAACGTCCTGCTGGTTGCCTGGACTGCCTTCCGGGCATCGGGCGGCCTGCTCACCGCACTGAAAATCGTCTAA
- the cax gene encoding calcium/proton exchanger: MIRLGLLLVVPIAPLLQYMFHASPIWVFLAGILGVAVLADWIRAATEQLAGHTGPAIGGLLTVSLGSVAELMIALFVLMRGEADVVHAQITGSILGTALLGLGLAIVVGGWGRERQLFKRERAGLLSSLLILVVIALLLPAAFDYTGRRFTQASEVGGRDEALSLAVSIVLLLLYVCNLCYTLVTHRDVFASAEPTGKPDWSIGRGLAVLVGATVGAALESELLSGALTQASSTLHLSPIFLGVIVIALVGTISDLFAAVWFARQDRMGLVMSICIGSAIQVALVVAPLLVILSWLFGHPMTLVFEDPLDLFAIAGTAFIVNAIAGDGETTWFEGVLLIGVYVVFGLAFFFA; this comes from the coding sequence ATGATTCGTCTCGGCCTGTTGCTGGTAGTCCCGATCGCACCACTGCTGCAGTATATGTTCCACGCTTCGCCGATCTGGGTGTTCCTTGCCGGCATCCTGGGTGTGGCGGTGCTGGCGGACTGGATCCGCGCGGCCACCGAGCAGCTCGCTGGCCACACCGGGCCGGCGATTGGCGGCCTGCTGACCGTCAGCCTGGGCAGCGTGGCCGAATTGATGATTGCCCTGTTCGTACTGATGCGCGGCGAGGCCGACGTCGTGCACGCCCAAATCACCGGTTCGATCCTAGGCACCGCCCTACTCGGGCTCGGGCTGGCGATCGTGGTCGGCGGCTGGGGACGGGAGCGGCAACTCTTCAAGCGCGAGCGAGCCGGCCTGCTATCCAGCCTGCTGATCCTGGTGGTGATCGCGCTGCTGCTGCCTGCCGCGTTCGACTATACCGGCCGGCGCTTCACCCAGGCGTCGGAGGTCGGCGGCCGCGACGAAGCGCTCAGCTTGGCAGTCTCGATAGTGCTTCTTCTGCTCTATGTATGCAACCTCTGCTACACGCTGGTCACGCATCGCGACGTGTTCGCCTCCGCCGAGCCGACGGGCAAACCCGACTGGTCAATTGGCCGCGGCCTGGCGGTGCTGGTCGGCGCGACGGTCGGTGCCGCGCTGGAGAGTGAATTGTTGTCGGGCGCACTGACCCAGGCATCGTCGACACTGCATCTGTCTCCGATCTTTCTCGGCGTGATCGTCATCGCTCTGGTTGGCACCATCTCCGACCTCTTCGCCGCGGTGTGGTTCGCGCGCCAGGACCGGATGGGGCTGGTGATGAGCATCTGCATCGGATCGGCCATCCAGGTGGCGCTGGTGGTAGCACCGCTGCTAGTGATCCTGTCCTGGCTCTTCGGCCATCCGATGACGTTGGTGTTCGAGGATCCGCTTGACCTGTTCGCGATCGCCGGTACCGCCTTTATCGTCAACGCGATCGCCGGCGACGGTGAGACCACCTGGTTCGAGGGTGTGTTGCTGATTGGGGTCTACGTCGTGTTCGGGCTGGCGTTCTTTTTCGCCTGA
- a CDS encoding MFS transporter — MSDPAPHPSTQSQRGLDWLNFFIADVQTGFGPFIAVYLAANGWQQGRIGLILTVGAIVGIGSQMPGGALVDRVRSKRLLVGGSLGLIAVGALALYYSHEFVLVMVAQIAHGATAGVIAPAMAAIGLGLVGHRGLSRRLARNHRYDSFGNAGTAALMGLLGHFLSKQTSFLFASLLCVPAIWALTRIRSGEIDYARARGARADAPDRPGRYRDLLKNRGLIVFGGMLLLFQVANASAIPLVAERLGQQHEAESELVLAGLIIVPQVITALLAGWFGRRADDWGRKPLLLLAFVALAARLLLFTVAPGPLYLLPMQALSGIDAAVIGILTPLVIADVTQGSGRYNLAQGAIGMATGVGAAISTTAVGYIAQWLGFDAGLMVLAGVAALGVGYVWLLLPETRPRPE; from the coding sequence ATGAGCGATCCGGCGCCGCATCCCTCCACGCAGAGCCAACGTGGACTGGACTGGCTCAACTTCTTCATCGCCGACGTGCAGACTGGGTTCGGGCCGTTCATTGCGGTGTACCTGGCGGCGAACGGCTGGCAGCAGGGCCGGATCGGCCTGATCCTGACCGTCGGCGCCATCGTCGGCATTGGCAGCCAGATGCCGGGCGGCGCGCTGGTCGACCGGGTACGGTCCAAGCGCCTTTTGGTCGGAGGATCGCTCGGGCTGATCGCGGTCGGCGCGCTGGCGCTGTATTACTCGCACGAATTCGTGCTGGTGATGGTGGCGCAGATTGCGCACGGCGCCACGGCTGGCGTGATTGCCCCGGCGATGGCGGCGATCGGGCTGGGGCTGGTCGGCCATCGCGGTCTCAGCCGACGCTTGGCGCGCAACCATCGCTACGATTCGTTCGGTAACGCCGGCACCGCCGCGCTGATGGGCCTGCTCGGGCATTTTCTGTCCAAGCAGACCTCGTTCCTATTCGCTTCCCTGCTGTGCGTTCCCGCCATCTGGGCGTTGACACGGATCCGTAGCGGTGAGATCGACTATGCTCGCGCTCGTGGCGCCCGAGCTGACGCACCGGACAGGCCTGGACGCTACCGGGATCTGCTTAAGAACCGTGGCCTGATCGTGTTTGGCGGCATGCTGCTTCTCTTTCAGGTCGCGAACGCCTCGGCGATACCTCTGGTCGCGGAGCGTCTCGGCCAGCAGCACGAGGCGGAGTCTGAGCTGGTGCTGGCCGGACTGATCATCGTTCCCCAGGTGATCACCGCGCTGCTTGCCGGATGGTTTGGCCGACGTGCGGACGACTGGGGACGCAAGCCTCTCCTGCTGCTGGCGTTCGTGGCTCTCGCGGCACGGCTGCTGCTTTTTACGGTGGCGCCCGGCCCGCTCTATCTGCTGCCTATGCAAGCGCTGAGCGGGATCGATGCCGCGGTAATCGGCATCCTGACGCCGCTGGTGATCGCGGACGTCACCCAGGGTTCGGGCCGCTACAACCTAGCGCAGGGCGCGATCGGCATGGCGACAGGGGTTGGGGCGGCGATCAGCACCACGGCGGTCGGTTACATCGCGCAATGGCTCGGCTTCGACGCCGGGCTAATGGTGCTAGCCGGCGTTGCTGCGCTGGGCGTGGGCTATGTGTGGCTGCTGCTGCCCGAGACACGGCCGCGACCGGAATGA
- a CDS encoding DUF2934 domain-containing protein yields MSDGEPDVEEQVRRRAYKLWEQAGCPNGRGDEFWHEALADITSSREQNASSATAVPVSTAREPTLDEPPKPTT; encoded by the coding sequence ATGTCGGATGGTGAGCCAGATGTTGAGGAACAAGTCCGCCGCCGTGCCTATAAGCTTTGGGAGCAAGCCGGGTGTCCAAACGGGCGAGGCGATGAGTTTTGGCATGAAGCCTTGGCGGATATAACCTCAAGTCGCGAGCAAAATGCTAGCTCCGCTACGGCTGTGCCTGTTTCTACAGCCAGGGAGCCAACATTGGACGAGCCACCTAAGCCGACGACCTAA
- the tnpB gene encoding IS66 family insertion sequence element accessory protein TnpB (TnpB, as the term is used for proteins encoded by IS66 family insertion elements, is considered an accessory protein, since TnpC, encoded by a neighboring gene, is a DDE family transposase.): protein MRGLALQVQEGLGRDPFAGDVFVFRGRSGSLIKAIWHDGIGLSLYAKRLDRGRFIWPQTVDGAVPLTAAQMGYLLEAIDWRNPRQTWRPQSAG, encoded by the coding sequence ATGCGCGGTCTTGCTCTGCAGGTGCAGGAAGGGCTTGGCCGAGATCCATTTGCTGGGGATGTTTTTGTTTTTAGGGGCCGCAGTGGTTCGCTGATCAAGGCGATCTGGCATGATGGCATCGGTTTGTCGCTCTATGCCAAGCGCCTGGATCGCGGGCGCTTCATTTGGCCGCAGACGGTGGATGGCGCAGTGCCGCTGACAGCGGCGCAGATGGGTTATTTGCTGGAGGCGATCGACTGGCGCAATCCGCGGCAGACATGGCGTCCACAATCTGCAGGATAA
- a CDS encoding PRC-barrel domain-containing protein — translation MASVDNPSETGGRVIAASKVSGTSVYSEAGEKLGNVYDVMLNKVSGKAEYAILSFGGFLGIGDKYHPLPWNQLKYEPRQGGYVINLSRDRLEGAPAYAASEMSVWDDLRGHDIDDYYGHGAGLAS, via the coding sequence ATGGCTAGCGTAGATAATCCAAGCGAGACTGGTGGCCGTGTCATCGCCGCCAGCAAAGTAAGTGGTACAAGCGTCTACAGCGAGGCCGGCGAGAAGCTAGGCAACGTGTACGATGTCATGCTCAACAAGGTGTCTGGAAAAGCAGAGTATGCCATCCTGAGCTTTGGCGGCTTTCTCGGAATCGGTGATAAGTATCATCCGCTGCCTTGGAATCAGCTGAAATATGAACCTCGCCAAGGCGGCTATGTGATCAACCTCAGCCGGGACCGACTTGAAGGCGCACCGGCTTACGCAGCCAGTGAGATGAGTGTGTGGGATGATCTCCGCGGCCATGACATCGATGATTATTATGGGCACGGAGCTGGTCTCGCTTCCTAA
- a CDS encoding IS3 family transposase (programmed frameshift) produces MVRRQFSREFKLEAVRLVKERGVSVVQASRDLDVGENILRRWIKELTADPGQAFPGHGQVKPEQQEIDRLRREVAKLKAERDILKKAGGLLREGVVVKFGFIAKHRGIWPVRWLCEALDVSRSGFHAWLSRSPSARARGDEVLGAQIKASFVGSDRTYGARRVWHDVLAEGAACGLHRVERLMREHALRARPRRRGLPSDKGTRHEAADNVLDRQFDATTPNQKWIADFTYLWTAEGWLYVAAVIDLFSRRVVGWSMSATMTAQLVADALMMAIWRRGKPNALLHHSDQGSQYSSEQFQKLLVDHGVTCSMSRSGNVWDNAAMESFFSSLKTERTARKVYRTRDQARADVFDYIERFYNPRRRHSTIGYLSPMEFERIKASA; encoded by the exons ATGGTACGGCGACAGTTCAGCCGAGAGTTCAAGCTGGAGGCGGTCCGGCTGGTCAAGGAGCGTGGTGTTTCGGTGGTGCAAGCCAGCCGAGACTTGGATGTCGGTGAAAACATCCTGCGGCGTTGGATCAAGGAGCTCACTGCGGATCCTGGGCAGGCCTTTCCGGGTCACGGCCAGGTCAAGCCCGAGCAGCAGGAGATCGATCGGCTGCGGCGTGAGGTCGCCAAGCTCAAGGCTGAGCGCGACATTCTAAAAAAAGCCG GCGGCCTACTTCGCGAGGGAGTTGTTGTGAAGTTCGGCTTCATCGCGAAACATCGAGGGATCTGGCCGGTGCGGTGGCTTTGCGAGGCGCTCGATGTCTCGCGCAGTGGGTTTCATGCCTGGCTCTCCCGGTCGCCCAGTGCCCGGGCGCGCGGTGACGAGGTTCTCGGCGCCCAGATCAAGGCCAGCTTCGTCGGCAGTGACCGGACCTATGGCGCCCGGCGGGTCTGGCACGACGTGCTGGCCGAGGGGGCCGCATGCGGGCTGCACCGTGTCGAGCGGTTGATGCGTGAGCACGCCTTGCGGGCAAGGCCACGCCGCCGGGGTCTGCCTTCGGACAAGGGCACCCGGCACGAAGCGGCAGACAACGTGCTGGATCGCCAGTTCGACGCCACGACGCCAAACCAGAAGTGGATCGCCGACTTCACCTATCTCTGGACAGCCGAGGGCTGGCTCTACGTAGCGGCCGTCATCGACCTGTTTTCACGCCGCGTGGTGGGCTGGTCGATGAGCGCGACCATGACCGCCCAGCTCGTCGCGGATGCGCTGATGATGGCGATCTGGCGCCGCGGTAAACCAAACGCGCTGCTCCACCACTCGGATCAGGGAAGCCAATATAGCAGTGAGCAGTTTCAGAAGCTCCTAGTGGATCACGGCGTCACATGCAGCATGAGCCGGTCGGGTAACGTCTGGGACAATGCAGCGATGGAGAGCTTCTTCTCCTCGCTGAAAACCGAGCGGACAGCTCGCAAGGTGTATCGCACCCGGGACCAGGCCCGGGCTGACGTGTTCGATTACATCGAGCGGTTCTACAACCCGCGCCGACGCCACTCGACCATCGGATATCTGAGCCCTATGGAGTTCGAGCGTATCAAAGCGTCAGCTTAA
- a CDS encoding PRC-barrel domain-containing protein has product MKKSGVAAVMALSLLVGGGITAQAATNGSMIANSSLQKSHSDWRSSKLVGAKVFDSQGDSIGTIDDMLLNLRGKISNVSISVGGFLGGSSKMAELPFSELKFEPSNSNSNCGNDNDNATKLVFARYANGQDHSAVLLNVSKDKLIRMTPLTYSPACRPGSGFGRDTGSTSDDVMILGCRIITNAAKRRA; this is encoded by the coding sequence ATGAAGAAATCCGGTGTTGCTGCGGTAATGGCATTATCCCTGCTGGTTGGTGGCGGCATCACCGCACAGGCCGCGACAAACGGCTCCATGATCGCCAACAGCAGTTTACAGAAGAGCCACTCCGACTGGCGCAGTAGCAAGCTCGTCGGCGCCAAGGTCTTCGACAGCCAGGGTGACAGCATTGGCACCATTGACGACATGCTGCTTAATTTGCGCGGCAAGATTTCGAATGTCAGTATCTCGGTTGGCGGCTTCCTCGGCGGCAGCTCCAAGATGGCCGAGTTGCCATTCAGCGAGCTGAAGTTCGAGCCCAGCAACTCGAACTCGAATTGCGGCAATGATAACGACAATGCGACGAAGTTGGTGTTCGCTAGGTATGCGAACGGGCAAGATCACAGTGCCGTGCTACTGAACGTCAGCAAGGACAAGCTGATCCGTATGACTCCCCTCACCTACTCACCTGCATGCCGCCCAGGCTCCGGCTTCGGGCGGGATACAGGCAGCACTTCAGATGATGTTATGATTTTAGGGTGCCGCATCATCACGAATGCAGCTAAACGTCGGGCATGA
- the tnpA gene encoding IS66-like element accessory protein TnpA, whose translation MDGVMEIITGREGRRRWSTADKLRIVAETQEPGVAIRAVAARHDICESLLFTWRRQVREGVLRAASDMAMFMPVQMIGVAPTESMPSNSAPHSVAPMRSVPTSGLIEIELGNGRHVRVGSDVNLGALRRVLAALRE comes from the coding sequence ATGGATGGCGTGATGGAGATCATCACCGGGCGTGAGGGTCGGCGGCGTTGGAGCACGGCAGATAAGCTGCGCATTGTTGCTGAGACGCAGGAGCCTGGTGTTGCGATCCGCGCTGTCGCGGCTCGCCATGATATTTGCGAAAGCCTTCTGTTCACCTGGCGACGACAGGTGCGTGAGGGTGTGCTGAGGGCGGCGTCGGATATGGCGATGTTCATGCCGGTGCAGATGATCGGGGTGGCTCCCACGGAATCCATGCCATCCAATTCGGCACCGCACTCGGTAGCGCCGATGCGATCCGTGCCGACGTCCGGGCTCATCGAAATCGAGCTGGGCAATGGCCGACACGTCCGCGTTGGCAGCGACGTCAATCTCGGCGCGTTGCGGCGCGTGCTGGCGGCGCTGCGCGAGTGA
- a CDS encoding type II toxin-antitoxin system ParD family antitoxin, with the protein MNTSLASELERFVATTVAAGRYLSAREVVSKAVWLLKTIKGCP; encoded by the coding sequence ATGAACACGTCGCTCGCATCGGAGCTGGAACGTTTCGTCGCAACGACCGTGGCCGCTGGCCGTTACCTCAGCGCGCGCGAAGTCGTCAGTAAGGCAGTGTGGCTGTTGAAAACTATAAAAGGGTGTCCCTAA